In Mercenaria mercenaria strain notata chromosome 14, MADL_Memer_1, whole genome shotgun sequence, the following are encoded in one genomic region:
- the LOC123526286 gene encoding uncharacterized protein LOC123526286 isoform X2 — translation MWSSTGSKLSGITGSSQTTLNLPNRTGLTTQGLYDNNESDYDYSYGDVYMYPGYTFEKPFYLYVWEFLVIFTFLVNLVVISVLLRRKMRNTTNIILAAIAISDSLTGLVTLPSYIMVYLKYVPPYGDYDYGYSTSYTSSEQSTPSQYENGGNNSFYDGSQPSQGQEPVGGSELTQDLCNGFMISKYFLSKSFHSMSIFLTLFLGIQRYISITYPYRSQVLLNLPRTVICCVGIVLISPILHVYHLFGEKAAGGLCQWELKEEGCGGGCIYLWMAFFIRHLIPCVTLVVFTILFILRLRLGERNLRRMDSSKSQISRRKEENRRISIIVIAVVIVFLVPEIPYGIFLLYNAIDKAANQGKGINLETNRAIQLVYELLLVLSFHANFYIYTFFNRRFRRTLRRTYLKPFLGDKDRLSVSTTSSISRKTSNKKADTGSAAKRIEMESMIQTTHLSQSDIKTNSVASSLDGKDQKVFEGD, via the coding sequence ATGTGGTCGAGTACCGGTTCTAAGTTGTCTGGCATTACAGGAAGTTCGCAAACAACATTGAACCTGCCAAACCGGACAGGTTTAACCACACAGGGCCTCTATGACAATAATGAGTCTGACTACGACTATAGCTACGGGGATGTATACATGTATCCTGGTTATACATTTGAAAAAccattttatttgtatgtttggGAATTCTTGGTCATATTTACATTCCTCGTCAACCTCGTTGTGATATCAGTTctgctgcgcagaaagatgcgcaatACAACAAATATAATTCTTGCCGCCATTGCAATTTCAGACTCGCTTACCGGACTGGTGACTCTGCCGTCCTATATCATGGTCTACTTGAAGTATGTTCCACCATATGGTGACTACGATTACGGTTACAGCACAAGTTATACCAGCAGTGAACAATCTACACCGAGTCAATATGAAAATGGAGGAAATAACTCCTTTTATGATGGTTCCCAGCCTAGCCAAGGGCAGGAACCGGTAGGCGGAAGTGAACTAACGCAAGATCTCTGCAATGGTTTCATGATTTCAAAGTACTTTCTGTCAAAATCATTTCATTCAATGTCGATATTTCTCACTCTATTTCTTGGAATTCAACGATATATATCTATAACATACCCATATCGGTCACAGGTTCTGTTGAATTTACCAAGAACCGTAATTTGCTGTGTGGGTATTGTACTTATTTCCCCAATTTTACATGTGTATCATCTTTTCGGAGAAAAAGCGGCAGGGGGCCTCTGTCAATGGGAACTGAAGGAGGAAGGCTGCGGAGGCGGATGTATCTATCTATGGATGGCATTTTTCATTCGGCATTTGATACCATGTGTTACGCTAGTGGTGTTTACTATACTTTTTATCCTTCGTCTACGTTTAGGTGAGAGAAATCTGCGCAGAATGGATAGCAGCAAATCACAAATTTCAAGACGGAAGGAAGAAAATAGACGTATTTCTATCATTGTTATCGCGGTGGTTATAGTTTTTCTTGTACCGGAAATACCGTATGGAATATTTCTTTTGTACAATGCTATAGACAAGGCAGCTAATCAAGGCAAAGGCATCAACTTGGAAACAAACAGAGCTATCCAATTAGTTTATGAACTTCTTTTGGTTCTGTCCTTCCATGCCAACTTCTATATCTACACCTTTTTCAACAGAAGGTTCAGGAGGACATTGCGCAGGACCTATCTAAAACCTTTCCTTGGAGACAAAGATAGACTGTCGGTTTCTACAACCTCCTCGATTTCACGAAAGACTTCAAACAAAAAGGCAGATACTGGAAGTGCTGCAAAGCGCATTGAAATGGAATCCATGATTCAAACCACACATCTGAGCCAGTCAGACATAAAAACTAACTCGGTTGCCTCAAGCCTAGATGGAAAAGATCAAAAGGTTTTTGAAGGTGACTGA